A genome region from Triticum aestivum cultivar Chinese Spring chromosome 2B, IWGSC CS RefSeq v2.1, whole genome shotgun sequence includes the following:
- the LOC123044045 gene encoding kinesin-like protein KIN-12E isoform X2: protein MTLVDVANGKSRHVPYRDSRLTFLLQDSLGGNSKTTIVANISPSICSSNETLSTLKFAQRAKLIQNNAKVNEDASGDVMALQRQIEELKDQLTCLRKQQNAPGSPSFLLLNSGSDREYNTLAEDHQSSCDLSLLKQKVIHLEDVLVGSLRREKLAEVDIRKLEAEIKHLNRLVDLKESDSQRLRMMLKLRDEKLKRLHMLADDLVPSDGYMVEENAAMSQEIQLLQKQFDENPQLTQFAFENKRLIEQVRTLQNFHKQREREMLLTEISLLRNHFLHILEQKYAAPPRNLEAQGDEIVKDLDNCRKELDACLENNVLLAREVNKLRCELKQYQMSSTHQVAPTAEKNCGIPEISQMQPDPVGWNFSCLTPNGAGMTTNITESVQLNLPSEIASGHQESCSHLYHFDSERCDLNDSTKVPECSDEVSQCYTLAVGSSHNVLDKDTILSGHVEDEETLQLQQDEMDQIHENVPNMGICLHGETSLCHQETEIMGSSKQTLQAELAHIKSINQELKEKLVIMAEESTRLAEIIVAKDVEIASLSEEWEVAIVDLTSFLTDGCRSLDDAYQNIDNMISSFPYSNNSVSEHVEKAMKVSIEKEKIIFRLQIELEDAQRMGREVKEKLHILRGATLAITEAQQLYNDESSQEAQRRVNQKDCNVERKNCDLSEAVEHSRDEPLFLDSLNDMSAQRTHSEDGSAVNKANPDYQSKLDDVLCLVEDKSNKVLALFSNFEDAQETMKEADLMLSALLKANEELKLDRDNCSQAVESLLAEKSSLVNELQEVEASSFCTAQSYSKLNQQMNECTNEMTNIATLMKGSFHHLQRIATMELFELCSEIINIGQDLKRWISDSRSYLVNIESLLEERGSSLVQQLHHLNVNAYTCMCQQVDSCDLGGSNTMFLHETQAIPDNSRKHIISITDMVDEGKDTSSIHVVPMGSAAELEVFDADSAYDMAVIKDIIFSIAQKWDILVNKVSCIKNAETYPGVACDEQSYANPLAALARLDSEQIHSAVPQQCKESIFDHSGEEDNTALLNDVQCLKHHLAQLMIPLSKFINKEDIMGDGTENEKQFVTVLNKVQDNLIFAIDFFGYLLLSDQEGSQNAPLLSRLLNDISSIEKKALTRQKICLWNGDSQAGHSTEYASLRRDFDRKSDIAEGLSFDLKLLQESTSYAKDMKDKADEVSNALRKVQRELEIKNSETEDMLAKQKTLVEELAENGAALIILRSELEQSQVSSSALSKENNDLRVMLEEETVKTGEIEALLEDKAKVIEGLESEIILLNSSEEGRLRSDIEELSNNIKMLCNENGKLKAEILKLNDKLEMSMALAEENEAAAIEARQAAEISKIYAEEKDEEVTILEHSVGELESTITVLEEEVRNLKEEVRSYQAHKHSEAEFQAIEEMLTVENASKCDDNVELCPGRCQLKKRLRAEIIAHQDTRRKVEGLVMEAKRKDEEIRQCKEHIAELVLHSEAQSLLFQEKYQEMEHMVSKQNFGSHESNSESVHTKVEKPSGRTRGSGSPFRCISSIVQQMNSEKDQEISLGRQRIEELEALLSDKQKQICLLTSRLAAVDSMTHDVIRELLGVKLDMTNYANLLDQEEVHKLLVASQEQIEQSKAKDEELDVLKEQFGHLIQERDSLLDDMDQRKADLLETQLLVEQLEQREQMLEAQNEMLQMEKDSLQQRMMEMDETIELLEGSNRVRMGDSHGQRSAGSEFSRRLAQSDMLVSHARHERSRNNHAAAAGSSRPRHGRHH from the exons ATGACTCTAGTGGATGTCGCAAATGGAAAAAGCCGCCATGTGCCTTATAGAGACTCAAGGCTTACATTTCTCCTCCAG GATTCCCTTGGAGGAAACTCTAAAACAACAATTGTTGCCAACATCAGCCCGTCTATTTG TTCCTCCAATGAGACACTGAGTACCTTGAAGTTTGCTCAGCGCGCGAAGTTGATTCAAAACAAT GCAAAAGTAAATGAAGATGCTTCAGGTGATGTTATGGCTTTACAAAGGCAGATAGAAGAATTAAAG GATCAATTGACATGCTTGAGGAAGCAGCAAAATGCCCCTGGATCGCCTAGCTTTCTCCTGCTAAATTCAGGCTCTGATAGAGAATACAATACTTTAGCTGAAGATCATCAATCAAGCTGTGACCTGAGTCTTCTAAAGCAAAAG GTTATCCATCTGGAAGATGTTCTTGTTGGGAGCCTTAGGAGAGAGAAACTAGCTGAGGTGGATATCAGGAAGCTGGAAGCTGAAATAAAGCATTTGAATCGTCTG GTTGACCTGAAGGAATCTGATTCCCAACGCTTGAGAATGATGCTGAAACTTCGTGACGAAAAATTAAAAAGATTGCATATGTTAGCTGATGATCTAGTGCCATCGGATGGCTATATGGTTGAAGAAAATGCTGCAATGTCCCAAGAGATTCAGCTACTGCAAAAACAATTCGACGAAAATCCTCAACTGACTCAGTTTGCTTTTGAAAACAAGAGATTAATCGAGCAAGTTAGAAC GCTTCAGAACTTCCACAAGCAAAGGGAAAGAGAGATGTTATTAACGGAGATATCTCTTTTGCGTAATCAT TTCCTTCATATTCTTGAGCAGAAGTATGCAGCACCTCCTAGGAATTTAGAAGCACAG GGTGACGAGATTGTCAAGGATCTAGACAATTGCAGGAAGGAGCTGGATGCATGCTTAGAAAATAATGTTTTGCTTGCACG TGAAGTAAATAAGCTGCGCTGTGAACTGAAACAATACCAGATGTCTAGCACGCACCAA GTTGCTCCAACGGCAGAGAAGAATTGTGGGATTCCAGAGATCAGTCAGATGCAACCT GATCCAGTGGGATGGAACTTTTCATGTTTAACGCCCAATGGTGCTGGAATGACAACTAATATTACGGAATCAGTTCAACTCAACCTTCCTTCAGAAATTGCTAGTGGACACCAGGAATCCTGTTCTCATTTGTATCACTTCGATTCAGAAAGATGTGATTTGAATGATTCTACAAAAGTGCCAGAGTGTAGTGATGAAGTGTCTCAGTGCTACACCTTGGCTGTTGGATCTTCACATAATGTACTTGACAAAGACACTATTCTTAGTGGACACGTAGAAGATGAAGAGACATTGCAATTACAGCAGGATGAGATGGATCAAATACATGAAAACGTACCAAATATGGGTATATGTTTGCATGGTGAGACTTCATTATGTCATCAAGAGACTGAAATAATGGGCTCAAGCAAACAGACGTTACAGGCCGAGTTGGCGCACATTAAAAGCATAAATCAAGAGCTCAAAGAGAAGCTAGTTATTATGGCTGAAGAAAGTACCAGGCTTGCAGAGATCATTGTGGCCAAAGATGTAGAAATTGCCTCTTTATCTGAGGAATGGGAGGTTGCAATAGTTGATCTAACAAGCTTCTTGACAGATGGCTGCAGATCACTAGACGATGCATATCAGAATATTGATAATATGATTAGTTCATTTCCTTACAGCAATAATTCTGTCAGCGAACATGTGGAGAAGGCTATGAAAGTTAGCATTGAAAAGGAAAAAATAATCTTCAGGCTTCAAATTGAGCTAGAAGATGCACAGCGAATGGGCAGGGAAGTGAAAGAAAAGTTGCACATCTTAAGAGGTGCAACACTTGCTATCACTGAAGCTCAGCAATTATATAATGATGAAAGTTCTCAGGAAGCACAAAGACGAGTAAACCAAAAGGATTGCAATGTGGAACGGAAAAATTGTGACTTGTCAGAAGCAGTAGAGCATTCTCGTGATGAACCTCTATTCCTTGACAGCTTGAATGACATGAGTGCACAGCGGACTCATAGTGAAGATGGATCAGCAGTTAATAAAGCTAATCCAGACTACCAG TCAAAGCTCGACGATGTATTATGTCTCGTCGAGGATAAGTCAAATAAGGTTTTGGCCTTATTTTCAAATTTCGAGGATGCTCAAGAAACCATGAAAGAGGCCGACCTTATGCTCTCGGCTTTGTTGAAGGCCAATGAGGAGTTAAAGCTTGACAGAGATAATTGCAGCCAAGCAGTGGAATCTTTATTGGCGGAGAAAAGTTCTCTGGTCAATGAGTTGCAGGAGGTTGAAGCGTCAAGTTTTTGTACAGCACAGAGTTACAGCAAATTAAATCAGCAGATGAATGAATGTACCAACGAGATGACAAACATTGCTACTCTAATGAAGGGATCTTTTCACCATTTGCAAAGGATTGCTACAATGGAACTCTTTGAACTTTGCTCTGAAATTATTAATATTGGGCAGGACTTAAAGAGGTGGATAAGTGATTCAAGATCTTATCTGGTAAACATTGAATCACTTTTAGAAGAAAGAGGCAGTTCTTTAGTTCAGCAGCTCCATCACCTTAATGTGAATGCTTATACATGCATGTGTCAACAAGTTGATTCATGTGACCTGGGTGGCAGCAATACTATGTTTCTTCATGAAACTCAAGCAATTCCTGACAACTCTAGGAAGCATATTATATCTATAACAGATATGGTGGATGAAGGAAAGGACACGTCATCCATACATGTAGTTCCAATGGGCAGTGCTGCTGAACTGGAAGTTTTTGATGCAGACAGTGCATACGATATGGCTGTTATTAAGGACATAATTTTCAGTATTGCTCAAAAGTGGGATATTTTGGTCAACAAAGTGTCCTGCATTAAGAATGCAGAGACATATCCAGGTGTTGCTTGCGATGAACAAAGTTATGCAAACCCTCTTGCTGCACTTGCAAGATTAGATAGTGAACAAATACACTCAGCTGTTCCACAGCAATGCAAGGAAAGCATATTTGATCACTCAGGAGAGGAAGACAATACTGCTCTTTTGAATGATGTTCAGTGTCTCAAGCATCATTTGGCGCAGTTAATGATTCCACTGTCTAAATTTATCAATAAAGAAGACATTATGGGGGATGGAACAGAAAATGAGAAGCAGTTTGTTACTGTTCTGAATAAGGTGCAAGATAATTTGATTTTTGCTATAGATTTTTTTGGTTATCTGTTACTATCTGATCAAGAAGGTTCTCAGAATGCACCTTTGCTTAGCAGACTCCTTAATGACATTAGTAGTATTGAGAAGAAAGCTTTGACACGTCAGAAAATATGCTTATGGAATGGTGATTCTCAGGCTGGCCACAGTACAGAGTACGCATCACTAAGAAGAGACTTTGACAGGAAAAGTGATATCGCTGAAGGATTGTCTTTTGACTTAAAATTATTGCAAGAGTCTACCTCATATGCGAAGGACATGAAAGATAAAGCTGATGAAGTGTCGAATGCCCTTAGAAAGGTTCAACGAGAACTTGAGATTAAAAATTCTGAGACAGAAGACATGTTGGCAAAACAGAAGACACTAGTGGAAGAACTGGCTGAAAATGGTGCTGCACTCATTATTTTAAGATCAGAGTTAGAGCAATCTCAAGTTTCATCATCTGCGCTATCGAAGGAGAACAATGATCTGAGAGTGATGCTGGAAGAGGAAACTGTGAAGACCGGTGAAATAGAAGCTCTGTTGGAAGACAAAGCTAAGGTCATAGAGGGATTGGAGAGTGAAATTATATTGCTTAATTCTTCTGAAGAGGGACGTCTTAGGTCAGATATTGAAGAACTAAGTAATAATATCAAAATGTTATGTAATGAAAATGGAAAGCTCAAAGCAGAGATACTCAAGTTAAATGACAAGCTTGAGATGTCAATGGCTTTAGCTGAGGAGAATGAAGCTGCTGCTATTGAAGCTCGGCAA GCTGCAGAGATAAGTAAAATCTACGCGGAAGAGAAAGATGAGGAGGTTACAATTCTTGAACATTCTGTTGGAGAACTTGAATCTACAATAACTGTTCTTGAGGAAGAG GTACGCAACCTTAAAGAGGAAGTAAGGAGCTACCAAGCGCACAAACATTCCGAAGCTGAATTTCAAGCAATTGAAGAGATGCTTACTGTAGAAAATGCCTCAAAATGTGATGACAATGTGGAACTGTGTCCAGGGAGATGCCAACTAAAAAA GAGATTGCGAGCTGAGATTATTGCACATCAAGATACTAGAAGGAAGGTTGAAGGACTCGTAATGGAAGCAAAGCGTAAAGATGAGGAG ATAAGGCAGTGCAAAGAGCATATAGCTGAGCTGGTCCTGCATTCAGAAGCACAATCATTGCTGTTTCAGGAGAAG TATCAGGAAATGGAGCACATGGTTTCTAAACAGAACTTTGGTTCACATGAATCTAATTCTGAGTCTGTCCATACAAAAGTGGAAAAGCCTTCAGGGCGAACAAGAGGATCTGGTTCACCTTTTAGGTGCATATCTAGCATTGTTCaacaaatgaactctgagaaggaTCAAGAAATCTCTTTGGGCCGCCAGCGAATTGAAGAACTTGAAGCGTTGCTTAGTGACAAACAGAAACAG ATATGCTTGCTTACGTCAAGACTGGCAGCCGTGGATAGCATGACACATGATGTTATAAGGGAGCTACTTGGCGTCAAATTAGACATGACAAACTATGCT AATTTGCTTGACCAAGAAGAAGTGCACAAGCTGTTAGTAGCATCCCAGGAACAAATCGAACAATCGAAGGCGAAG gacgaggaacttgacgtcctcAAAGAGCAATTCGGCCATCTCATTCAAGAAAGAGACAG CTTGCTTGATGACATGGACCAAAGGAAGGCGGACCTGCTGGAGACCCAGCTGCTTGTCGAACAGCTGGAGCAGCGGGAGCAGATGCTCGAGGCCCAGAACGAAATGCTACAG ATGGAGAAAGACAGCCTCCAGCAGAGGATGATGGAGATGGACGAGACGATCGAGCTGCTAGAAGGCTCAAACCGAGTCAGAATG GGAGATAGCCATGGCCAGCGCTCTGCCGGCAGCGAGTTCAGCAGGAGGCTGGCGCAGTCGGACATGCTGGTGTCCCACGCGCGGCACGAGCGCTCCCGTAATAACCACGCAGCGGCCGCGGGGAGCTCGCGGCCGCGGCACGGCAGGCACCATTGA